From a region of the Capricornis sumatraensis isolate serow.1 chromosome 22, serow.2, whole genome shotgun sequence genome:
- the PI16 gene encoding peptidase inhibitor 16: MHGSSSLVVYLLPPLLLLRAAPGPAGALSEQEQHVMVELHNLYRAQVSPPATNMLQMRWDEELAAFAKAYAQQCVWGHNKERGRRGENLFAITGEGLDVPLAMEEWHHEHEHYNLSAISCAAGQMCGHYTQVVWAKTERIGCGSHFCEKLQGVEETNIHLLVCNYEPPGNVKGQRPYQEGTPCSQCPLGYHCKNSLCEPIRGQEEAQDLSSLLPEAPSSLATEASSSRKEGIDSSLATEPQPFLVTEVSGSLATKVLSSVETKAPSSLVTEHSPFTATKTPLPLATKVPFVLATHNLPSLDKWPPTLLPKSTRDPIPKSADKEASSTRMPSRIPESSLHPKISLMGTRELLPLSQEEGEAEAELPHSSESLASVFPAQDKPGELQPALKHKGHSSSKSLSKSPSASATANAMGGRTLALQSSLPDVEGPGKHGFRSGSNASPGHVGGLLLGLLLLLPLVLAGIF, translated from the exons ATGCACGGCTCCAGCAGCCTCGTGGTGTATCTGCTGCCACCACTGCTACTGCTGAGGGCTGCCCCAGGCCCCGCCGGGGCCCTCAGTGAGCAGGAGCAACACGTGATGGTGGAGCTGCACAACCTCTACCGAGCCCAGGTGTCCCCGCCGGCCACCAACatgctgcagatg AGGTGGGACGAGGAGCTGGCCGCCTTCGCCAAGGCCTACGCGCAGCAGTGCGTGTGGGGCCACAACAAGGAGAGAGGGCGACGCGGCGAGAACCTGTTTGCCATCACGGGCGAGGGGCTGGACGTGCCGCTGGCCATGGAGGAGTGGCACCACGAGCACGAGCACTACAACCTCAGCGCCATCAGCTGCGCCGCGGGCCAGATGTGCGGCCACTACACGCAG GTGGTCTGGGCCAAGACAGAGAGGATTGGCTGTGGCTCCCACTTCTGTGAGAAGCTCCAGGGCGTTGAGGAGACCAACATCCACTTGCTGGTTTGCAACTATGAGCCCCC GGGGAACGTGAAGGGCCAGAGGCCCTACCAAGAggggactccatgctcccaatgtccCTTGGGCTACCACTGCAAAAACTCCCTTTGTG AACCCATCAGAGGCCAGGAAGAGGCTCAGGATTTGTCTTCCCTGTTACCTGAGGCCCCATCTTCTTTAGCAACAGAAGCCTCAAGCTCTAGGAAAGAGGGGATCGATTCTTCCTTAGCAACAGAACCTCAACCCTTCTTGGTAACAGAGGTCTCAGGCTCCCTGGCAACAAAGGTTCTATCTTCTGTAGAAACCAAGGCCCCATCTTCCTTAGTAACGGAACACTCCCCTTTCACGGCAACAAAGACTCCACTTCCCTTAGCAACTAAGGTCCCTTTTGTTTTGGCCACTCACAACCTGCCCTCCTTGGATAAGTGGCCACCTACCCTCCTCCCCAAATCAACCCGTGATCCCATCCCCAAATCGGCAGACAAAGAGGCCAGCAGTACAAGAATGCCTTCCAGGATCCCGGAGAGTTCTCTGCACCCCAAGATATCCTTGATGGGGACACGGGAGCTGCTACCTCTCTCCCAGGAGGAGGGTGAGGCTGAGGCCGAGTTGCCTCATTCCAGTGAGTCCttggcctcagtctttccagcCCAGGACAAGCCAGGTGAGCTGCAGCCCGCACTGAAGCACAAAGGGCACTCCTCCTCCAAGTCCCTGTCCAAGTCCCCCAGCGCCTCTGCCACCGCCAATGCCATGGGCGGGCGCACCCTGGCCTTGCAGTCCTCCTTGCCAG ATGTGGAGGGCCCTGGAAAGCATGGCTTCAGATCAGGGTCAAATGCGAGCCCTGGGCACGTCGGGGGCCTCCTCCTgggactgctgctactgcttccCCTGGTGTTGGCTGGAATCTTCTGA